The following are from one region of the Candidatus Sysuiplasma jiujiangense genome:
- a CDS encoding DUF973 family protein: MPVVGEINCSSCGTVNGPGSSFCKNCGSKLEDSVRYCQSCGKQLPKTSVALCPACGAVIVRPGPGSAAPVPEAAAVSPAQGYGNSSYANVSPDGRFVAIPPSDADFSVLRKMKLFGLIGMIELAASMVLLSTAGLSFPLFFGPGRTGLIGGLTIAVGFAAIAELALEIYSIFLAWSAFSILSGTDSRFTTPAKLVMLMIIGVIAAAGVVLFSAVPGLFNTPGGLILLIAMLLVLVVFLLLGLIGLLLGIWRLGTRYRDDGFKVAAVMYLIPFLSVVGAILVYASSSSLIRKFQRRKQ; this comes from the coding sequence ATGCCTGTCGTCGGAGAGATAAACTGCAGCAGTTGCGGAACTGTGAACGGACCCGGTTCGTCATTCTGCAAAAACTGCGGAAGCAAACTGGAAGACAGCGTGCGCTACTGTCAGTCGTGCGGCAAACAGCTGCCAAAGACGTCTGTTGCCCTCTGTCCCGCATGCGGAGCCGTAATTGTCCGGCCGGGGCCGGGGTCTGCGGCACCTGTTCCGGAGGCCGCTGCAGTCTCTCCGGCGCAGGGGTACGGAAACAGCAGTTATGCGAATGTGTCTCCGGACGGCCGGTTCGTCGCGATCCCGCCGTCAGATGCTGATTTCAGCGTGCTTCGCAAGATGAAACTCTTCGGACTGATCGGAATGATAGAACTTGCGGCATCGATGGTGCTGCTGTCAACGGCCGGGTTGAGTTTCCCGCTTTTTTTCGGTCCGGGAAGGACTGGTCTGATTGGCGGATTGACAATCGCTGTAGGATTTGCCGCCATAGCCGAACTGGCGCTGGAGATTTATTCAATTTTTCTTGCGTGGTCCGCATTCAGCATACTGTCCGGAACGGACAGCAGGTTCACGACGCCGGCAAAACTCGTCATGCTCATGATAATTGGCGTAATCGCAGCAGCGGGAGTGGTTTTGTTTTCAGCCGTACCCGGACTTTTTAACACTCCCGGAGGACTGATACTTCTGATTGCAATGCTGCTGGTGCTCGTGGTCTTCCTGCTTCTGGGACTCATCGGTCTGCTGCTTGGAATATGGAGACTGGGCACAAGATACAGAGACGACGGCTTCAAGGTGGCGGCGGTGATGTATCTGATACCGTTCCTGTCCGTCGTCGGTGCAATTCTGGTTTACGCGTCGTCATCCTCCCTGATCAGGAAATTCCAGAGGAGAAAACAGTAA
- a CDS encoding RNA-binding protein, with amino-acid sequence MADELRIRRRHRLRQKEISSLASDLDGKFGTVTFSDADPVEMAEVYGLEQKVYILNNEIIAIDIENSPFLSLNGLLRFGSTRLYLTVDSGAVKFVVNGADIMGPGVLDGDRNITKGQTVWIREEKYGRPLAIGRCIVDSSLFGRKEKGKYAESLFHVGDRLWKLNEAISRQ; translated from the coding sequence ATGGCGGATGAACTGAGAATAAGGAGAAGGCACAGACTCAGGCAGAAAGAGATTTCATCCCTCGCTTCTGACCTGGATGGAAAATTCGGAACGGTGACATTTTCGGATGCCGATCCTGTCGAAATGGCCGAAGTTTACGGCCTTGAACAGAAAGTCTACATACTGAACAATGAGATCATTGCAATCGACATTGAGAATTCGCCCTTCCTCTCTCTCAACGGGCTGCTCAGATTCGGCTCAACCCGTCTCTATCTCACTGTGGATTCCGGCGCTGTCAAATTTGTGGTCAACGGAGCTGATATCATGGGACCGGGCGTCCTGGACGGGGACAGAAACATTACAAAGGGCCAGACGGTCTGGATACGTGAGGAGAAATACGGAAGGCCCCTCGCAATAGGCAGGTGCATCGTGGACAGCTCACTCTTCGGAAGAAAAGAGAAGGGAAAATATGCCGAATCACTCTTTCATGTCGGAGACAGGCTCTGGAAGCTGAATGAGGCGATAAGCAGACAGTGA